Within the Dialister hominis genome, the region GCCGATTGATGAACTTCTTGCTGAAAAGCCGGACGTTTACCACATGGATTCCAAGGATGAAATTCTCCGCAAGGTTCATGAAGAAGGCACCTGGGAAAATTCCATGAAAGGCTGCACTGAATTCGGTGTTTCTTCTGCAACAGCTGAGCTTGTCCGTGCCATTTACCATGATGAGCACAAGATTCTCCCCTGCTCCGTCTACCTCGACGGCCCGTATGGAATCAAGGACAGCTTTGCTTCCGTTCCGGTCAAGATCGGTAAGGACGGTGTAGAGGACATCATTGAACTCCACCTGACAGATGAAGAAAATGAAGAATTCCAGAAGTCCATTAAGGTCCTGAAAGAACACTTTGCAAGAGCACTGAAACTCTAATCTGAAAACTAAAAAGAGGCTGTGAAAAGCGGAAAATCGTTTTTTACAGCCTTTTTTATGGCTCTTCACGGAAATTTGGGGGATGAATAATTTTTAGGTAAAGAATGGAATCGGATAAGGGTAAAGAAATAATCCATGTTTCGGTACCCATATCCGATTCTTTTTAGTACCTTGATCTTATTATTGAATCCTTCAAGCTTCCCCGTATTGATAGGATACAGGGCATGAGCAGCCAGTCCCTTGATTCGCTTCTGCTTTTGCCGGGCAAACTTTACCAGGGCAGGGATCCCGCTCTCCAGTCCAGCCTGAATCCATTTTGTCCATCCGGCGAGAGCTTCTTCATAGTCAGTCAATGTGAACAGACGAGTCATCTCCTGCTTCATGGCATAACAAATCGCCAAATCCCTATGCTCGCTCAGGATATCCAACAGATGAGTTTTCTGCCTTTCATTCAGGTGGTCGTCCTTCTTTAACAGTATCCATCGGGATTTCTTTAATTCGGTATAAAGCTTCCTTTCTTCATGGCTCTTTTCCCTGGCCATCTTCTGGAGCTCTGGATTATTAGTTTCTTTCGTATATTCCTTTAATGCTTCTGCTTCCTGCCTATGCTTTTGTGCTTCCTCCAGGCGCACGGCTCCCATAACATCACGCCCAAACTGTGCCTGCATATGGTACCGGTCATAAACGATGGGGACCTTCGGACAATATTTCTGGAACAGCCTGTTAAAGGATGCGTTCATATCCATGGCCACCGCTTTTAGCCTGGAAAGAAGCGAAAGGCCAATGCTCTTAAAGAAGTGCTCAAAATCTGCCATGGAGCGGCCCAGGCCGGCCCACAAGATGAATCCCGTTTCCAAATCCATAACGCAGGTGGCATAGCGATGGCCCTTATGGATAGCGAACTCATCTACGGCCAAATACCGTGGGCGATAGTTACTTTTCTTCAGGCAGGTTTCAAAGGCAGCCAACGCCTTATCCATGATATGCTTTTGTATTTTCTGTATGGTACTCCAATGTACAGAGAGCATGGCCGAAATGGCAGAAATGGATGTATGACACTTAAGCAGGTGGATAATCCACAAGGCCATATCCCAAGTAACGCGTGTGAAAGGGCATTGGCAGGGGATATCTTCCGTTATGGCCTCCCCGCAGGATGTGCAGCGGAATCTGTGCCCCGAGAACTCTATATACTTCTTTTGCTTAGGAAGATCTGGAAAATCCTTGATGAGTACAGAAAAAGCCCCATAACTATACATACGGGAGTGACAGTGCGGACAGGAAAAATCTCTGGCAGTCCGTAGACTGGTAACTCGGGTATGGCAATGAGGATTTGGATGGTTAATGATATTTTCTGTGCGATAATATTGACAATTAAAAGTGATTTCATTATGGTAATAAAAGAGCATTATTCGACCTCCGTGCGTAGTTTTAGGCAACTTACATTTTGGAGTAGATGATGCTCTTTTTCAATGCCAATTTTATATGTTATTATTTTTATCCCACAAAAAAGCGTGAAGAACCTTTTTTATTGTATTATACCTGATCCGCCAGATTCAGGATCAATTCATAGCTCTTTGCCCATCCAAGGCATGGATCGGTAATGGACTTGCCATAAATCCCTTCTCCGATTTTCTGGCTTCCGTCTTCGATGTAGCTCTCGATCATAAGCCCTTTGACCAGATGATGAATATCCGGAGAATAAGCTCTGCTTGCCATGACATCTCTGGCAATACGGATCTGCTCCATGTACTTCTTGCCGGAATTGGAATGGTTGCAGTCCACAACGATGGCAGGATTTTCCAGTGATCTTTCATTGTACATTTCCATCACATGCTGCAAGTTTTCATAATGATAGTTGGGCATGCTTGTCCCGAAGTGATTGACATATCCGCGGAGGATAGCATGCGCCAGGGGATTTCCCGTCGTATGCACTTCCCACCCATGGAAAAGGAAATCCTGCTCATTCTGAGCGGCTTCAATGGAATTCATCATGACAGAAAGATCGCCAGATGTCGGATTCTTCATGCCGACCGGAATCCCCACGCCGCTTGCAATCATCCTGTGAAGCTGATCCTCGACAGAGCGCGCCCCGATGGCTCCATATGCCAGTAGATCGGAGAGATATCTGTGATTTTCCGGATAGAGGATTTCCTCAGCACAGGTAAATCCTGTATTTTCAATGACACGGACATGCATGCAGCGGATAGCTTTGATTCCTTCCATCATGTTTTCCTTTCCTTCCGGATCGGGCTGATGAAGCATGCCTTTGTAACCCTTGCCTATCGTGCGCGGCTTATTCGTGTATACTCTTGGAACAATGAATAATTTGTCCTTGACTTCATCTGCCGCTTTGGCAAGACGCTCACAGTAATCGAGCACGGCAGTTTCATTATCTGCTGAGCAGGGGCCGATGATCAGTAAGAATCTGTCATCCTTCCCTGTCATGATGTCTGCAAGCTCTTTATCTCTTCTCTCCTTCAATTCTGCATATTCCGGCTTCAATGGAATTTCCTGCTTCATTTCCATTGGTTCAGGAAGCCTGCGGATGAATTTCATCTGTTCCATGATGTCCACACCCATTCTCACTTATACAACTTTCAGAAAAGACTGATTAGTCCTCTTTCTCTTCATCGATTCGTTCGATTTTGAATACATTGATGGTTTCTACATCAGGGCAGCAGAAAATGGCTGTCCCTTTTTTCTGTCCCGGCTGGGGAATCTCTCCGCCGTACCTCAGGATATCTATGTATGGAAATGCCACATGCATGACCATGGAGCAGATTTCTCCTCTGTCCTTATCAAAATCCCAGGAATCTCCCGGACGGTGTCCCCTGTGGCAGGGGCATTTTCCCAATCTGTCAATATAGGTAATCTTGATTTTCGGTCTTCTAGCCATTAGTCCAAAACCTCCAGACATGTTTCAATCGGAATTCCTTTAAAAGGTTCCCTGCTTCCTAAATTCTTTTCTATCATTCTGCGTACGGTATCCATGGCATGCGACGCAGCATCCTTCATCGTTTTTCCATGAAGCACTCCGCCCATGAACACGGCAGAAAAAATATCGCCGGTCCCTGGGAAGCGCATGGGAATCAGTGAAAAATGGATGAGGAAAAACTTATCAAGCTTTGCGTCATAGCCTGCTACTGCATTCTTTCCATCTACTTTTGCGCTTGTTATAATAACGGATCCCCTGCTGATCTCATGAAGACGAAGCAGAAGGTCTTTGATTTCAGGCTCTGTCGTCCCCTCTTCCTTGTAAGGCACTCCTGCCAGGAAAGATGCCTCCGTATAATTGGGGACCATGAAGTCTGCTGCGGAAATCAAATTTCTGAGCCCTGCAACTGTCTGATCCGTAAGCCCGTTATACAGATGCCCTTCATCTCCCATAATCGGATCTACAAATATCAGTGTTCCTTTTTTGCGTTCTTCCACGCAGTACTCCCGGATCATCTCCGCCTGCTTCTCCGTTACGATAAAGCCGGTAGAAACGGCATCGAAGGAGAAATTAAGCGTTCTCCAGACATCAAGCGTATGGATCATATAATCCGTCGTGTCCAGGATTTCAAACTTCCCATAATCCAGGGTATTTGAGACCAGAGCTGTCGGCAGATTATAAATATGATGCCCCATATGGGTAAGAATAGGCATCATGGCAGCCAGCGCTACTTCGCCGTATCCGGGAAGATCATTAATCAATAGTACTTGTTTTCCCAAAACAGCCCCTCCCTTCAGTAATACTTCAATATATTTTTTATTGTACCATATTGCCAAAAGGGAAAATCATCTATTATTGCATCTTTATCGATTTCAATCAAAAAAGCCGCCATCCTCATATGGACAACGGCTTTTGCTTAATTAATTACATAAGACCTGCTTTTGTGAGCCACGGGTCAATGACATTGTACGAAGTATTTGCATCAAGTGTCAGCCCCTGGAAAATCTTAGCGCCAGGCGCTGCGGCTGCAATGGCCGGTATAGTCACCTCGATTGGACTGCTGTAGGAACACATGAATGGAACAATCAGCTTCCCTTTCAGATCCTGCTGTTCAAGGAATGACGGGATGACCATCGGTGCTGTAAACCACCATGCCGGATACCCCAGAACCAGTACATCATACTGCTTCAAATCAGGCTGTATTCCGGCAAGCTTGGGACGTGCATTGCTGTCTGTTTCTGCGGCTGCTTCCTTCAGGACAGCATTATATTCCTTGGAATAGTCCGGATCTCTCTTGATTTCATAAATATCGCCGCCAATTTTCTGCTGGATGGAATGAGCGACTTCGCCCGTTATGCCGCCCCACGTAAAGTAAGCGATCATGATTTTCTTTCCCTTATTGGATCCGGCAGGCAGCTCTTTGATCGTATCAATAGATTTTGCTTCCTTTTCATGAAGGCTTTCTAGCTGGTCCTTCAGGTCTTCGGACATAGGCTTCCCTGTCGGATTTGGCACATACTTCCCGTTCTGCGAAGTTGGCTGCACGGCAGAGGCCGCTTTGCTTGAAGAACTTCCCGAGTTTCCGCAGGCGGTCAACGCCAGGACAAGCCCGCCCAATGCAAGAGCCGCGCAGATTTTCTTGATTTTCATAAAATCCCTCCCATAATCACAATCCTTGTACCTCATTTTCCTCTATTTTATCACCTGAAGCAGAAATATAAACAAAATAAACAAACAGAATTTTTATTATTCTTTTTTTCTTTTAGAGGACCCTTTCCCTTTGATTCCTGTATAATAAGGAAAACAGTTTCATCAGGAGGATATATGATCGTTACTATCAAAGACGATTTCGATGCTGATAAGATCATGAGAAGCGGACAGTGCTTCCGTGTCGTTCAAACTGAATATGGTTACCGCTTTATCACAGGCTCCCATGTACTTTACATGAAGCCGCTTACAGAGACAAAGTATGACATTTCCTGCAGCCGGTATCAGTGGAATCATACATGGAAGCCTTACTTTGACTGGAACAGGAATTACAAATCCATAAGGGAGGCTCTTCCGGAATCAGATCCATGCCTGTACAAGGCAGCTTCCTACAGCAGTGGCATCCGGATTCTCCGTCAGGATCCATGGGAAACGCTCATTACTTTCATCATCTCGCAAAGAAAATCCATTCCTGCTATCCGTTCGGCTGTCGAAGCGCTTGCAAAGGCCGCAGGAAAACCTGTAAAGACACCCTATGAAATCATTTATACATTCCCAATGCCAAAGGAATTATCAAAGCTTTCGTTAGAAGAGCTCAAATCCTGCTCCTTAGGATACAGAGCTCCTTATATATACGATACTGTGAAAGCGGCTGTTAAAACTCCCGGTATAATGAAAAAGATAGGTACACTCGATGACGAAGATCTTTTGAAGGCGCTGATGGATTTCCCGGGTGTCGGCATTAAAGTAGCAGGATGCACAGCACTCTTCGGATACGGACGGACATCTTTTGCCCCCGTTGATGTATGGATTTCCCGGGTCATCGATACATTCTACCAGGGAGAAAACCCATTCCCTTCTTTTGGTGAAAATGCTGGAATCCTCCAGCAATACCTTTTCTTCTACGCCCAGACAACAAAATTGAAATAAAAAAGGGGCTGTGACAAAATGGTTAATCATTTTGTTGCAGCCTCTTTTTTGCGTCTTTATTTCATCATTTTTAGCTCTGCTGTAAGCCTTTTACGTAAAAATGCGCGTAAGCCCCCTTACCCCCATAAGACTTTTAATTATATTGTCTTAGGCGGCAATCCTTATACGCATTATTTTTGTGATGTATTTCCTTAAATTATAGCCAAGTGCTACCAGGTATAACTCGGCTTTTACAGAATCTATCCCTTTTCTGACGATTCTTTTGTACCATCTGTCATGTTTCATGATTCCAAAAGTTCCTTCAGCCTGGATTGACCGGTTCATTCTTAGCAGGGCTCCATGGATGCTTTCCAGATTATCCTGAACCTCCTGGTACATGTTATTCCGTTCTCTGCTCAATGAGATTCTTTTGTTCTTCGGGGTCTTTTTACATTGCTCTGCCAGCGGGCATCCTTGGCAGTCTTCGCATTCAAATACTTCCTCCTGCCTGCCGTATAAGTTCCCTCTGACCAGATGTCTATAGATAAATTTGAAAGCCCTGTCATTTGGACAACGGATGGTTCCATTCTCATCAACTCTAAAGTTTATTGGCCGAAACGGATTGGTATGGTATTTCTTGTCTTTCGTTTCTTTCTTGTACATGGGGAATTTCATATACTTTTCCATACCGTGCTGCTCGCAATAGATGTAATTGTTGAAAGATCCATATCCTGCATCTGCCACAGGATACTTAGGATAAGCCCCATAGACTTCGTGGAATTCCTCCATCAGCGGTACGAAGCAATCCATATCTGAACGATACTGGTTAACATCAATTACGGCAATAAATTCATCGGCAACACCTATTTGGACATTGTATGCAGGCAGAAGCTGATCATTTCCCATGTAGTCCGACTTGATTCGCATGAATGTTGCATCCGTATCGGTCTTCGAATAACTGTTTCTGGAAGTACCGCATATCTGTATCTTCTCAACATATTCTTCAAGTTTTGATGTATATGCCTTAAGCTGCTCATACTTGCGTTGATGATCGGACTTGCGATGCCCGCTTCCATGAACAAAGGCCGTCTCATCAATCTGCCAGATTTCTTTTAATTTATCCAATACCAGACGCAGATAGTCCGGAGCGTATTCTGTATTGATGTTTACACTCATATGGTCATACTTAAGATCATCATTGAGTAACTCAAAAAGGCTGGTAATCTTGGCAAAAAGCTTGTAGCGGGATTTTTCAGCGGATTTCTTCCATACCCAGCTGTATTTATTTGCGTTCGCTTCAAACTTGGAACCGTCAATATATATATGCTGCAAATCCACGTTGAGTTTGCCGCAGAGTTCTTTCGTAATTGAATAAAAGATATCCTTGAGAGAATACTTAAGAAAGCCCTTCACGAAATGACAGAATGTCCGATAGGATGGGGCTTCATAATTCATCAGGTACATATATCTGATATTAACCCTGCAATTATCTTCAAGTTTTCTAAAAGAGCAATATCCTTCTTCTGCGAAACCATAGATGATCGTTTTCAGCATGTTGACGGGATTATACCTGGGTCTGCCAGCGCCACGCGTCGGTATGTAACGAAGGTACTTTTTAAGATCGATTTCCTCCATAAATCTGTCATACATTAAAACAGGATCATCGACATTGAGAATCTCAGAGGGAAACATTGGCAAAATGCCTTGTTCTGCGGTAAAATGATTGCTAGTGTTGTTATTTTTCATTGTAAAAAATTATAACACGAAAGGCTCTGCCCCGGACCAAATGATCCGGGGCAGAGCCCTTTTTGTTGGGATGAATTTTGTCACATCCCCTTTTATTTTAGAATTTCAGCCCTGCTTTCCGGAGCGCTTTGAATGTGTAATCAAGAATATTGTACAATGTTTCGCTGTCTTCAGCAGTCAGATTCTTTCCGTCGACTGCTTTAAGATCCTTGTAATAAAATCCTAGTTTCTTTTCAAGATTCTTTGCAATATCAATACCTTCTGCAGGTGTCTCAACCTTAGGCTGATTCATTTCAGCTTCCAGCTGGAATACGCGTTCCTGCAGTTTTTCATTTTCTTTTTCCAGTGAATCGATGGTCAAATGAAGTCCATCGATGGCATCTCTTTCCTGATCCAGATTCATCTGGAGGCTCTCTACCGTTCCCTTCAATACCTGAATCGTTTCAGCAGCCGCTTCCATTGCACTCTTTGAAATTTCCTGATTATCCATTATCCATCACCTCGCGGAAACTACGATACTTTTCTTTATTTTATCACAGCTTTTGACAGTCTATCAGGTATTTTTAATGAAATCTGTGACATATTCGCGATAAGCCGGCCCATTTGCAGACATTTCCATCGTATGTGACGCTCCCTGGAATATATAAAGTTTTTTGTTCGTGCTGGACGAATCTGCTAAAAGAAGTTCTGCTACTTCAGGCGGTACGAGCTGGTCTTTCGCGCCATGAAGGAAAAGCACCGGAGATGTCATGTGCTGGACTCTGTTTACCGGATCGATATCAGATAAAAGCTTGCCCGTGTGCATGTATAAGGCTGCCTGGAAGAATGGATTCAATACGTCCATGCCGAGGACCAATCTGTCATCCCCCGTATACTTCATAAGCTTGTCTCTTCCAAGATCTAAAAGATCCCCGTAAGAGCTGTCGGCCACATAGAATTTCATTTGCTTTCCTTCATCGCTTGCACTGTAGATGAGCGCCATGGCAGCGCCTAAGGAAACACCATGGAACCCGATCTGCATCTGCGGATTTTTGCTTCTAAGAAGCGAAACCCATGCATTCATATCCTCTACATCATGGATGCCCCAGTCTGTATGGCCGCCTTCACTTTCTCCATGCCCGCGAAGATCGGCCAGCAGGACATTGTATCCCATCCTGCGGTAAATATTGGCATAAGGAATGCACATCGTGCGGTTCTGATACAAACCATGGAGAAGTATCACCGTATTCCGGGTTCCTGATTCTCCCGGAATATACGTCCCGACAAGTTTCGTCCCATCCTTTGAATGGACTTCGACCCTCTGCCAGCCATTTCTCGCCTCCAGTGAATGGATCCGGTCAAGTTCTCCTTTACGATTCTCTATTCCAAGAATCTGATCCCAGGGCGCGGAGAAAAGCTCTTCATACGCTACATTTCCCGCATAAAGCCCCGCCGCCAGAAAAAGGATAAGTGCAAGACCGACGAGCCACTTGATTAATTTCCACAAAAAACGCATTCTAATGTCCCCTATAAGCAAATTTTTGCTTCCTGTCCCGTTTCTTCTGGAATAACAAATGACCGCAGAATATCTGCGGTCACTATTATTTCTGTCATCATCTGATGTCTGCGCGCTCAATCTTCCCGACAAGAGGCACATCAGCATCAATCATAATCCGATCTCTCCCTGCCTGCTTTGCCTTGAACAACAAACGGTCTGCCCTGTCGACAATGGATTTTAAGGTATCTTCTTCTCTGACAAAGGTCACGCCAATAGAAACTGTAACAGAAAGCTTATTTCCGTCTTTAATAATATACGCCTGATTGACTACATCCCGCAAGCGGTTTGCAATCGGAACGGCATCCTTTTCATAAGGAACAGGGCATACACCGACAAACTCCTCGCCGCCCCAGCGTCCGATCACATCTTCGTGCCGGACATTCTCTTTAATGCT harbors:
- a CDS encoding ISL3 family transposase, whose amino-acid sequence is MYSYGAFSVLIKDFPDLPKQKKYIEFSGHRFRCTSCGEAITEDIPCQCPFTRVTWDMALWIIHLLKCHTSISAISAMLSVHWSTIQKIQKHIMDKALAAFETCLKKSNYRPRYLAVDEFAIHKGHRYATCVMDLETGFILWAGLGRSMADFEHFFKSIGLSLLSRLKAVAMDMNASFNRLFQKYCPKVPIVYDRYHMQAQFGRDVMGAVRLEEAQKHRQEAEALKEYTKETNNPELQKMAREKSHEERKLYTELKKSRWILLKKDDHLNERQKTHLLDILSEHRDLAICYAMKQEMTRLFTLTDYEEALAGWTKWIQAGLESGIPALVKFARQKQKRIKGLAAHALYPINTGKLEGFNNKIKVLKRIGYGYRNMDYFFTLIRFHSLPKNYSSPKFP
- a CDS encoding 3-deoxy-7-phosphoheptulonate synthase; amino-acid sequence: MEQMKFIRRLPEPMEMKQEIPLKPEYAELKERRDKELADIMTGKDDRFLLIIGPCSADNETAVLDYCERLAKAADEVKDKLFIVPRVYTNKPRTIGKGYKGMLHQPDPEGKENMMEGIKAIRCMHVRVIENTGFTCAEEILYPENHRYLSDLLAYGAIGARSVEDQLHRMIASGVGIPVGMKNPTSGDLSVMMNSIEAAQNEQDFLFHGWEVHTTGNPLAHAILRGYVNHFGTSMPNYHYENLQHVMEMYNERSLENPAIVVDCNHSNSGKKYMEQIRIARDVMASRAYSPDIHHLVKGLMIESYIEDGSQKIGEGIYGKSITDPCLGWAKSYELILNLADQV
- a CDS encoding TIGR04076 family protein; this translates as MARRPKIKITYIDRLGKCPCHRGHRPGDSWDFDKDRGEICSMVMHVAFPYIDILRYGGEIPQPGQKKGTAIFCCPDVETINVFKIERIDEEKED
- a CDS encoding pyridoxamine kinase, with the translated sequence MGKQVLLINDLPGYGEVALAAMMPILTHMGHHIYNLPTALVSNTLDYGKFEILDTTDYMIHTLDVWRTLNFSFDAVSTGFIVTEKQAEMIREYCVEERKKGTLIFVDPIMGDEGHLYNGLTDQTVAGLRNLISAADFMVPNYTEASFLAGVPYKEEGTTEPEIKDLLLRLHEISRGSVIITSAKVDGKNAVAGYDAKLDKFFLIHFSLIPMRFPGTGDIFSAVFMGGVLHGKTMKDAASHAMDTVRRMIEKNLGSREPFKGIPIETCLEVLD
- a CDS encoding flavodoxin encodes the protein MKIKKICAALALGGLVLALTACGNSGSSSSKAASAVQPTSQNGKYVPNPTGKPMSEDLKDQLESLHEKEAKSIDTIKELPAGSNKGKKIMIAYFTWGGITGEVAHSIQQKIGGDIYEIKRDPDYSKEYNAVLKEAAAETDSNARPKLAGIQPDLKQYDVLVLGYPAWWFTAPMVIPSFLEQQDLKGKLIVPFMCSYSSPIEVTIPAIAAAAPGAKIFQGLTLDANTSYNVIDPWLTKAGLM
- a CDS encoding DNA-3-methyladenine glycosylase family protein produces the protein MIVTIKDDFDADKIMRSGQCFRVVQTEYGYRFITGSHVLYMKPLTETKYDISCSRYQWNHTWKPYFDWNRNYKSIREALPESDPCLYKAASYSSGIRILRQDPWETLITFIISQRKSIPAIRSAVEALAKAAGKPVKTPYEIIYTFPMPKELSKLSLEELKSCSLGYRAPYIYDTVKAAVKTPGIMKKIGTLDDEDLLKALMDFPGVGIKVAGCTALFGYGRTSFAPVDVWISRVIDTFYQGENPFPSFGENAGILQQYLFFYAQTTKLK
- a CDS encoding IS1182 family transposase, whose translation is MKNNNTSNHFTAEQGILPMFPSEILNVDDPVLMYDRFMEEIDLKKYLRYIPTRGAGRPRYNPVNMLKTIIYGFAEEGYCSFRKLEDNCRVNIRYMYLMNYEAPSYRTFCHFVKGFLKYSLKDIFYSITKELCGKLNVDLQHIYIDGSKFEANANKYSWVWKKSAEKSRYKLFAKITSLFELLNDDLKYDHMSVNINTEYAPDYLRLVLDKLKEIWQIDETAFVHGSGHRKSDHQRKYEQLKAYTSKLEEYVEKIQICGTSRNSYSKTDTDATFMRIKSDYMGNDQLLPAYNVQIGVADEFIAVIDVNQYRSDMDCFVPLMEEFHEVYGAYPKYPVADAGYGSFNNYIYCEQHGMEKYMKFPMYKKETKDKKYHTNPFRPINFRVDENGTIRCPNDRAFKFIYRHLVRGNLYGRQEEVFECEDCQGCPLAEQCKKTPKNKRISLSRERNNMYQEVQDNLESIHGALLRMNRSIQAEGTFGIMKHDRWYKRIVRKGIDSVKAELYLVALGYNLRKYITKIMRIRIAA
- a CDS encoding alpha/beta hydrolase is translated as MRFLWKLIKWLVGLALILFLAAGLYAGNVAYEELFSAPWDQILGIENRKGELDRIHSLEARNGWQRVEVHSKDGTKLVGTYIPGESGTRNTVILLHGLYQNRTMCIPYANIYRRMGYNVLLADLRGHGESEGGHTDWGIHDVEDMNAWVSLLRSKNPQMQIGFHGVSLGAAMALIYSASDEGKQMKFYVADSSYGDLLDLGRDKLMKYTGDDRLVLGMDVLNPFFQAALYMHTGKLLSDIDPVNRVQHMTSPVLFLHGAKDQLVPPEVAELLLADSSSTNKKLYIFQGASHTMEMSANGPAYREYVTDFIKNT